Within the Paenibacillus pabuli genome, the region TTCTGAAACGCGGAGGATTCCTGTCATGAAGCTCCTGATACTTGGGGGGAACGGAATGGCGGGCCATGTTATGGTCGACTATTTCCGCCGTCAAGGTGTGCACAGTGTCTTCTACACCACCCGGGACGTGTCCGACCCGAACGGTCTGCTGCTGGATGTGAATGACAGCTATATGGTGGATCGTCTGGTGGAGGCTGTGCACCCGGATGTTATCGTTAACGCTGTAGGTGTGCTGAACAGCTTCGCAGATGAAGATAAAATTACCGCTTATCACATTAACGGCTTCCTTCCGCATCGTTTGCGGAGGGTGGCTGATACCATTGGTGCCCGTTTGATTCATATCAGCACGGACTGTGTCTTCAGCGGAGACCGTGGCTCATATACGGAGAATGATGTCACGGATGGGACATCAGCATACGCGATTACCAAAGCACTGGGTGAGGTTCATGATCCAGGACACCTGACGATCCGCACCTCCATAATTGGACCTGAGATCCGCCAGGGCGGCATTGGCCTGATGCATTGGTTTATGTCCCGCACGGGTGAAGTAGGCGGATATACGCGTGTATTCTGGAATGGTGTAACTACACTGGAGCTGGCAAAATGGGTGGATCATTATCTGGCGTCACCCGTCAGTGGCCTGATTCATCTGGCGCATCCTGCACCTGTTAGCAAGCACGATCTGCTGCTTCTTTTCCAGCAGACCTGGAACAAGCAAGATGTGAATATTGTGCCTGATGACAGCCTTGTGCAGGATCGTACCCTCGTATCCACACGCGAGGATGTGAAGACAGACCTTCCGGATTATTCTACGATGCTGAAGGAGCTGGCATTATGGATGGAGCAGAACTAACGGGCAAAAACGTGCTGATTACGGGTGCCTCCGGTTTTACCGGACGGCATGCTGTGGCCTATTTCAAGAGTGTCGGTGCCAAGGTTGCCGCCGTGGTGCGGCGAGCAGGCGTGCATGCATTTGGCGAAGGCGTAGCTGTACACGTCTGTGACCTTAACGATAAACAGCAAGTGCGTCAACTGATTGATGAGGTTCAGCCGGATTACGCGCTGCATCTCGCGGGGAAAAATTCGGTGCCCGACTCCTGGTCGGACCCGCTGCTTGTACTGGAAACGAATGTAATGGCCGTCCTGTATTTACTGGATGCTCTTCGAAGCTGTCCATCAGCACGGACGGTCATCGTGG harbors:
- a CDS encoding dTDP-4-dehydrorhamnose reductase family protein: MKLLILGGNGMAGHVMVDYFRRQGVHSVFYTTRDVSDPNGLLLDVNDSYMVDRLVEAVHPDVIVNAVGVLNSFADEDKITAYHINGFLPHRLRRVADTIGARLIHISTDCVFSGDRGSYTENDVTDGTSAYAITKALGEVHDPGHLTIRTSIIGPEIRQGGIGLMHWFMSRTGEVGGYTRVFWNGVTTLELAKWVDHYLASPVSGLIHLAHPAPVSKHDLLLLFQQTWNKQDVNIVPDDSLVQDRTLVSTREDVKTDLPDYSTMLKELALWMEQN